TGACTGTGAGGCTGTACCCTGGCTGTAAGGCTGTACCCTGACTGTAAGGCTCTACCCTGACTGTGAGGCTGTACCCTGACTGTGAGGCTGTACCCTGACTGTAAGACTGTACCCTGACTGTGAGGCTGTACCCTGACTGTAAGGCTGAACCCTGACTGTAAGGCTGTACCCTGACTGTAAGGCTGTTCCCTGACTGTAAGGCTGTTCCCTGACTGTGAGGCTGTACCCTGACTGTGAGGCTGTAACCTGACTGTAAGGCTGTACCCTGACTGTAAGGCTGTACCCTGACTGTAAGGCTGTACCCTGACTGTAACGCTGTACCCTGACTGTAACGCTGTACCCTGACTGTAAGGCTGGACCCTGACTGTAAGGCTGTACCCTGACTGTAAGGCTGTTCCCTGACTGTAACGCTGTACCCTGACTGTGAGGCTGTACCCTGACTGTAAGGCTGGACCCTGACTGTAAGGCTGTACCCTGACTGTAAGGCTGTTCCCTGACTGTAACGCTGTACCCTGACTGTGAGGCTGTACCCTGACTGTAAGGCTGTACCCTGACTGTAAAGGCTCTACCCTGACTGTGAGGCTGTACCCTGACTGTGAGGCTGTACCCTGACTGTAAGACTGTACCCTGACTGTGAGGCTGTACCCTGACTGTAAGACTGTACCCTGACTGTGAAGCTGTACCCTGACTGTAAGACTGTACCCTGACTGTGAGGCTGTACCCTGACTGTAAGGCTGGACCCTGACTGTAAGGCTGTACCCTGACTGTAAGGCTGTTCCCTGACTGTAAGGCTGTACCCTGACTGTGAGGCTGTACCCTGACTGTAAGGCTGTACCCTGACTGTAAGGCTGTACCCTGACTGTAAGGCTGTACCCTGACTGTAAGGCTGTACCCtggctgtatatatatatatataagtctgaatagtttccgaaggcactgtatataacgGATAAGACTATAGACAGACACAGTGGGTTTATTCATGATTCCTGTGGCCCATATTACTGGACGTCACcaggctcacacacacaaactagaGAGGCAAGACAGCCacaggaaaaagaggagagagagagggagcagaggagggaaggggaggaaggagagggaagacagccacaggaaaaagaggagagagagggagcagaggagggaaggagagggaagacagccacaggaaaaagaggagagagagagggagcagaggagggaaggagagggaatacagccacaggaaaaagaggagagagagagggagcagaggagggaaggagaggaaggagaggaaagacagccacaggaaaaagaggagagatagagggagcagaggaaggaaggagagaaaggagagggaagacagccacaggaaaaagaggagagagagggagcagaggagggaaggagagggaagacagccacaggaaaaagaggagagagagagggagcagaggagggaaggagagggaagacagccacaggaaaaagaggagagagagggagcagaggagggaatgagagggaagacagccacaggaaaaagaggagagagatggagcagaggagggaaggagagggaagagagggaagagtaaaggaacagggagagaggaatccAGATGTGCAGGATGtccgcgagagagagagagcgaaggagagagagagagagttgggactgaggtatggagaaagagagagagagagtgaaggagagagagagagtgaaggagagagagagatgggactgaGGTATggggcgagagagacagagagtgaaggagagagagagagagagagagagagatgggactgaggtatggagagagagagagagagagtgaaggagagagagagagagatgggactgaggtatggagagagagagagacttaacaAACCACTAAATAGCTAAgcccctactcctctccttctctctcaagcTGTTTATGCTCTTTCATTTTCTgacttctcctctccactctttTTCCTCATGACTCATTGTAGACAGAAACACATTTGAAAAAAATGTTGTTCTTGGGACCAAGTCAGTCACACAAAGTCAACAGCAGTAAATGAAATGCTTACTGCCCGTTTGTACGAGCAAAGTATGTGGCTTTGAGTTGGTAGAAGCTTGACTAACTCGTTTATCCGCCATTCAATTTAGTGGACTATTCTATTAGTTGAGTGTGTCATTTCATTAGGAACGTCTCTCGTTGCCCATCATTTCATTAGGAACGTCTCTCGTTGTCCATCATTTCATTAGGAACGTCTCTCGTTAGCTATCATTTCATTAGGAACGTCTCTCGTTGTCATCATTTCATTAGGAACTTCTCCTGTTGCCTATCATTTCATTAGGAACGTCTCTCGTTGTCTATCATTTCATTAGGAACGTCTCTCGTTGCCCATCGTTTCATTAGGAACATCTCTCGTTGCCCCTCATCTCATTAGGAACGTCTCTCGTTGTCATCATTTCATTAGGAACGTCTCTCGTTGTCATCATTTCATTAGGAACGTCTCTCGTTGCCCATCATTTCATTAGGAACGTCTCTCGTTGCCCATCATTTCATTAGGAACGTCTCTCGTTAGCTATCATTTCATTAGGAACGTCTCTCGTTAGCTATCATTTCATTAGGAACGTCTCTCGTTGTCTATCGTTTCATTAGGAACGTCTCTCGTTGCTATCATTTCATTAGGAACGTCTCTCGTTGTCTATCGTTTCATTAGGAACGTCTCTCGTTGCCCATCGTTTCATTAGGAACGTCTCTCGTTGTCCGTCATTTCATTAGGAACGTCTCTCGTTGTCCATCATTTCATTAGGAACGTCTCTCGTTGTCCGTCATTTCATTAGGAACGTCTCTCGTTGTCCATCATTTCATTAGGAACGTCTCTCGTTGTCCATCATTTCATTAGGAACGTCTCTCGTTGTCCATCATTTCATTAGGAACGTCTCTCGTTGCCCGTCATTTCATTAGGAACGTCTCTCGTTGTCCGTCATTTCATTAGGAACGTCTCTCGTTGCCTCTCATCTCATTAGGAACGTCTCTCGTTGCCCCTCATCTCATTAGGAACGTCTCTCGTTGCCCCTCATCTCATTAGGAACGTCTCTCGTTGTCCATCATTTCATTAGGAACGTCTCTCGTTGCCCCTCATCTCATTAGGAACGTCTCTCGTTGTCCATCATTTCATTAGGAACGTCTCTCGTTGTCCATCATTTCATTAGGAACGTCTCTCGTTGCCCATCGTTTTATTAGGAACGTCTCTCGTTGTCCATCGTTTCATTAGGAACGTCTCTCGTTGTCATCTTTTCATTAGGAACGTCTCTCGTTGCCCATCGTTTCATTAGGAACGTCTCTCGTTGTCCGTCATTTCATTAGGAACGTCTCTCGTTGCCCATCATTTCATTAGGAACGTCTCTCGTTGTCCATCATTTCATTAGGAACGTCTCTCGTTGTCCGTCATTTCATTAGGAACGTCTCTCGTTGTCATCATTTCATTAGGAACGTCTCTCGTTGTCCATCATTTCATTAGGAACGTCTCTCGTTGCCCATCGTTTCATTAGGAACGTCTCTCGTTGGCCATCATTTCATTAGGAACGTCTCTCGTTGCCCATCATTACATTAGGAACGTCTCTCGTTGCTCATCGTTTCATTAGGAACGTCTCTCGTTGCCCATCGTTTCATTAGGAACGTCTCTCGTTGCCCATCATGTCAATGTCTTGTATTTATGAAGCCAACATGTTGATACCAAGTAATAAAGTCTTTAATGGACTGGATAATGACCGTAATACAGTCTTTATTGGACTGGATAATGACCGTAATACAGTCTTTAATGGACTGGATAATGACCATAATACAGTCTTTATTGGACTGGATAATGACCATAATAAAGTCTTTATTGGACTGGATAATGACCATAATACAGTCTTTATTGGACTGGATAATGACCATAATACAGTCTTTATTGGACTGGATAATGACCATAATACAGTCTTTATTGGACTGGATAATGACCGTAATACAGTCTTTATTGGACTGGATAATGACCATAATACAGTCTTTATTGGACTGGATAATGACTGTAATACAGTCTTTATTGGACTGGATAATGACTATAATACAGTCTTTATTGGACTGGATAATGACCATAATAATGACCATAATACAGTCTTTATTGGACTGGATAATGACCATAATAATGACCATAATAAAGTCTTTATTGGACTGGATAATGACCATAATAATGACCATAATACAGTCTTTATTGGACTGGATAATGACCATAATAATGACCATAATACAGTCTTTATTGGACTGGATAATGACCATAATAATGACATAATACAGTCTTTATTGGACTGGATAATGACCATAATACAGTCTTTATTGGACTGGATAATGACCATAATACAGTCTTTATTGGACTGGATAATGACCATAATAAAGTCTTTATTGGACTGGATAATGACTATAATACAGTCTTTATTGACCATAATAATGACTATAATACAGTCTTTATTGGACTGGATAATGACTGTAATACAGTCTTTATTGGACTGGATAATGACCATAATAAAGTCTTTATTGGACTGGATAATGACTATAATACAGTCTTTATTGACCATAATAATGACTATAATACAGTCTTTATTGGACTGGATAATGACCATAATAAAGTCTTTATTGGACTGGATAATGACTATAATACAGTCTTTATTGACCATAATAATGACTATAATACAGTCTTTATTGGACTGGATAATGACTGTAATACAGTCTTTATTGGACTGGATAATGACTATAATACAGTCTTTATTGGACTGGATAATGACCATAATACAGTCTTTATTGGACTGGATAATGACCATAATACAGTCTTTATTGGACTGGATAATGACTGTAATACAGTCTTTATTGGACTGGATAATGACCATAATACAGTCTTTATTGGACTGGATAATGACTGTAATACAGTCTTTATTGGACTGGATAATGATCATAATAAAGTCTTTATTGGACTGGATAATGACCATAATACAGTCTTTATTGGACTGGATAATGACCATAATAAAGTCTTTATTGGACTGGATAATGACCGTAATACAGTCTTTATTGGACTGGATAATGACCATAATACAGTCTTTATTGGACTGGATAATGACTATAATACAGTCTTTATTGGACTGGATAATGACCATAATACAGTCTTTATTGGACTGGATAATGCTGATAATGTAACTGTGTTGTTTCCCTccagacatccaggggaagagtGATGTCATCCAAAGCTCTTCATCCTCATCGTTGTCAACAGTAACGACAGCGGAGACCGAACCCCCGACCCCGCCAACGGAGGACAGCACCACCCCCCCACGCACCCAGATAACAGTGGCCAAGAAACAGCAGTGGACCAAACTGGCCTCCACACCCagcacagagggctctcacagcCTGCTCTACAGGGCTTGTGACTCGGATAGCAGCTCAGGAAAGGCCCAGGTCTCAACCTCCAAACAGGCCTGGAGCCAGAAGACGTTAGTGGAAGCCGGGCTGGAcagaaggaggtgtgatgattTAGACTGGGAGCATCAGGGACAATGTAGCACCTCCTTCTGTGAGCCTCCTCCCCCTGTTCACACCGCAGTCCCAGAGCTCACCAACCCTATAGGAGGTTACGCTGAGATCTGTGTCTCCTCCTGTATGGTGAAGTCCTCGGGGTCCGGGGCCTATCTCCAGACCCTGGACAGGAGCAGCCGAGCCTGGGTACTGTCCACAGGAAAGAGCCAGGCTGCAGACGAGTCCTACTCGCGTCTAGGCCTCCACCCCACCTGCTTCCCTGAGCTGAGGCAACGCACAGAAGGCGACAACATTTGGTACAACCCTATTCCAGAGGAGGAGGACGTGCTGCGTGACATCGGAGGTTTAGGACGTttaagagggggaggaggaggaggaggaggtggaggaggaggaggagggggtggaggaggaggaggaggaggaggaggaggtggaggtggagggggtttTAGGTTAGACAGTGAGAAcccatggaggaggagggagacagagggtctGTCAGAGACCTTGAGGGATCCTCAGATGAGGAGCCAGCGGCGGGCAGGGATGGTGGTGAGCCCTGGCaccggtggaggaggagggggtggaggaggaggaggagggagtggaggaggaggtggaggtggaggggccTCCCGTTTAGAGCGTCATGCCACCCAGAACCAGTGCCCTTCAGGTGGCTCCAGCCCGGACAGCGCCCATCAGACCAAAGCCATCACATTAGACAGCTCAGCCTGCAGTAGGAGAGAGCAAGACGGACACGGCCCAGGTACATACTGTAGAACAAGCTACTGTAGCCACATGATTCATATGATAGAGGTACTGTAGTCACCTACAGATAACTACTGTAGCCACATGATTCACCtgatacaggtactgtagtcacctACAGCGAACTACTGTAGCCACATGATTCACCtgatacaggtactgtagtcacctACAGATAACTACTGTAGCCACATGATTCACCtgatacaggtactgtagtcacctACAGATAACTACTGTAGCCACATGATTCACCtgatacaggtactgtagtcacctACAGATAACTACTGTAGCCACATGATTCACCtgatacaggtactgtagtcacctACAGATAACTACTGTAGCCACATGATTCACCtgatacaggtactgtagtcacctACAGATAACTACTGTAGAACAAGCTACTGTAGCCACATGATTCACCtgatacaggtactgtagtcacctACAGATAACTACTGTAGCCACATGGTTCACCtgatacaggtactgtagtcacctACAGATAACTACTGTAGCCACATGATTCACCtgatacaggtactgtagtcacctACAGATAACTACTGTAGCCACATGATTCACCtgatacaggtactgtagtcacctACAGATAACTACTGTAGCCACATGGTTCACCtgatacaggtactgtagtcacctACAGATAACTACTGTAGCCACATGATTCACCtgatacaggtactgtagtcacctacagataactactgtagctatatgATTCACCtgatacaggtactgtagtcacctACAGATAACTACTGTAGCCACATGATTCACCtgatacaggtactgtagtcacctACAGATAACTACTGTAGCCACATGATTCACCtgatacaggtactgtagtcacctACAGATAACTACTGTAGCCACATGATTCACCtgatacaggtactgtagtcacctACAGATAACTACTGTAGCCACATGATTCACCtgatacaggtactgtagtcacctACAGATAACTACTGTAGAACAAGCTACTGTAGCCACATGATTCACCtgatacaggtactgtagtcacctACAGATAACTACTGTAGCCACATGATTCACCtgatacaggtactgtagtcacctACAGCTAACTACTGTAGCCACATGATTCACCtgatacaggtactgtagtcacctACAGATAACTACTGTAGCCACATGATTCACCtgatacaggtactgtagtcacctACAGATAGCTACTGTAGCCACATGATTCACCtgatacaggtactgtagtcacctACAGATAACTACTGTAGCCACATGATTCACCtgatacaggtactgtagtcacctACAGATAACTACTGTAGCCACATGATTCACCtgatacaggtactgtagtcacctACAGATAACTACTGTAGAACAAGCTACTGTAGCCACATGATTCACCtgatacaggtactgtagtcacctACAGATAACTACTGTAGCCACATGATTCACCtgatacaggtactgtagtcacctACAGATAACTACTGTAGCCACATGATTCACCtgatacaggtactgtagtcacctacagataactactgtagctatatgATTCACCtgatacaggtactgtagtcacctacagataactactgtagctatatgATTCACCtgatacaggtactgtagtcacctacagataactactgtagctatatgATTCACCtgatacaggtactgtagtcacctacagataactactgtagctatatgATTCACCtgatacaggtactgtagtcacctacagataactactgtagctatatgATTCACCtgatacaggtactgtagtcacctACAGATAACTACTGTAGCCACATGATTCACCtgatacaggtactgtagtcacctacagataactactgtagctatatgATTCACCtgatacaggtactgtagtcacctACAGATAACTACTGTAGCCACATGATTCACCtgatacaggtactgtagtcacctACAGATAACTACTGTAGCCACATGGTTCACCtgatacaggtactgtagtcacctACAGATAACTACTGTAGCCACATGATTCACCtgatacaggtactgtagtcacctACAGATAACTACTGTAGCCACATGATTCACCtgatacaggtactgtagtcacctACAGATAACTACTGTAGCCACATGATTCACCtgatacaggtactgtagtcacctACAGATAACTACTGTAGCCACATGATTCACCtgatacaggtactgtagtcacctACAGATAACTACTGTAGAACAAGCTACTGTAGCCACATGATTCACCtgatacaggtactgtagtcacctACAGATAACTACTGTAGCCACATGATTCACCtgatacaggtactgtagtcacctACAGATAACTACTGTAGAACAAGCTACTGTAGCCACATGATTCACCtgatacaggtactgtagtcacctACAGATAACTACTGTAGCCACATGATTCACCtgatacaggtactgtagtcacctacagataactactgtagctatatgATTCACCtgatacaggtactgtagtcacctACAGATAACTACTGTAGCCACATGGTTCACCtgatacaggtactgtagtcacctACAGATAACTACTGTAGCCACATGATTCACCtgatacaggtactgtagtcacctACAGATAACTACTGTAGCCACATGATTCACCtgatacaggtactgtagtcacctACAGATAACTACTGTAGCCACATGATTCACCtgatacaggtactgtagtcacctacagataactactgtagctatatgacatctctcttctctccttctctctccatccttctcttttctccatctctctcctctctccatccctctctcctctctccatccctctcctctctccatccctctcttctctccatccctctcctctctccatccctctcctctctccatctctctcctctctccatccctctcttctctccattcccctcctctctccatccctctcttttctccatctcccttctctctccatccctctctcctctctccatctctctcctctctccatctctctcttctctccatccctctcttctctccatccctctcttctctctccatccctctctcctctctccatctctctcctctctccatccctctcttttctccatctctctcctctctccatctctctcctctctccatccctctcctctctccatccctctcttttctccatccctctctcctctctccatctctctcctctctccatctctctcctctctccatccctctcttctctccatcatctctcctctctccatgccATCTCAGATGTAATTCAACAGATCCAGAGTGAGGAACTGCAGTCTTTCGGGGTTGCAGGTGGAGAAGGGGGTGTTTCCAGCTCCGGAGGGGGTGTGTCAGTCCCCTCAGACAGCCCCGGGGCCCAGAAGAAAGGGGGCGTGGCCAGCAGCATGATGGACAGGATCAAATCCCCAGGAATGGTACGGAAATCCCTATCCATGAAGATGAAGAAACTCCCGGAACTCCGCCGTAAACTCAGCCTGCGCTCCTCGCGCTCCCATCGCCACGGGAAGGAGGGGACGGACCGAGGAGGAGGGGACGGAGGTGGAGAGGGGACATCGCCCCCAAACGTCCGTAAGGAGCAGTCCAACGAGGTGATCAGCAGGTACCACCTGGACACGTCGGCCCCGGCGAGACCACAACGACGCTCCTCCAGGGCACGTTCCTCTGCCGCCAGTAAAGGGGGCTACCTGAGCGACGGAGACTCACCTGAGCTGCTGCCCAAACAGGGCCAGGGTGTACCAGGGGGGCCCTCCTCGGCCCACAACACCCCTCTTCCACCCCCCCACTCCAGCCAGGAGGGAGTGACCATGACATCTGACCTGAGCTCGTTCAGAGTCTACAGCTTGTCGGACCAGCCACGGTGCGCCCAACGCGTCTCTGGCCTGCTCACGGTGCATCTCGTTGGGGTGGACAAACTGCTGAGGTCCCCTAAACAGGACGCCAGTAAGGAGGTGTTCTGTGCCATCCAGGTGATTTTAAataaactgtctgtctgtctgtctccttccctgtctgtctgtctgtctgtctgtctgtctgtctccttccctgtctgtctgtctgtctgtctgtctgtctgtctgtctccttccctgtctgtctgtctgtctccttccctatctgtctgtctgtctgtctgtctgtctgtctgtctgtctgtctgtctccttccctgtctgtctgtctgtctgtctgtctgtctgtctccttccctgtctgtctgtctgtctccttccctatctgtctgtctgtctgtctccttccctatctgtctgtctgtctgtctgtccgtccgtccgtccgtccgtccgtccgtccgtccgtccgtccgtccgtctacAATGTATTGAGAGTAACACCAAAACAGTGTAACTTATTTTCCAATTGTGTTCACGAGGTGGATGGTGTAACCAGGGCCCGTACCGGCCTGCTCACCTCCAGGGGGGGCTCTCTGCCCCTCAACCACACCTTTAACCTGGAGCTGGAGAGAGCCAGGCTGTTGAAACTGGTGGTGCTCACCCCTTACCCCGGGGCTGAGACGACCACCACGAAGTGCAGTGACTCCACAGCAGCGACCAGGAACAGGGTCTGCTGTCTGGGGGCTGTGTCCATACCTCCTCTGTTCAAAGGTAAGGAGCACCAGAGAGTTTACAAGTCATATGAACGTAGTAGAGGAAGTTCTATGTCTATCTGTTGTTATTGTTCACTTCACTGATGCTTGGCAATGTGAGGGGTGCAGCAGAAAGGGTTTTTCCATACCAGTGGACTTTATTTTGTCTGAAGGCATCTTAGCTATCCTTAGTTCCTGATCTTCTGGAATCACTCTGTCAATCAACTGTATTTGTCTTTCTCTTGTTCATTCcccccttctgtccctctcctcccccttctgctATCTCTTCTGTCCCTTTCCTTCCCCTTCTGCTATCTCTTCTGTCCCTTTCCTTCCCCTTTCTGCTATCTCTTCTGTCCCTCTTCTTCCCCTTCTGCTATCTCTTCTGTCCCTTTCCTTCCCCTTCTGCTATCTCTTCTGTCCCTTTCCTTCCCCTTCTGCTATCTCTTCTGTCCCTTTCCTTCCCCTTCTGCTATCTCTTCTGTCCCTCTTCTTCCCCTTCTGCTatctcttctgtccctctccttcccaTTCTGCTATCTCTTCTGTCCATGTCCTTCCCCTACTGCTatctcttctgtccctctccttccccttctgCTATCTCTTCTGTCCTTCATC
The Salvelinus fontinalis isolate EN_2023a unplaced genomic scaffold, ASM2944872v1 scaffold_0028, whole genome shotgun sequence DNA segment above includes these coding regions:
- the LOC129842268 gene encoding uncharacterized protein LOC129842268; the encoded protein is LCCFPPDIQGKSDVIQSSSSSSLSTVTTAETEPPTPPTEDSTTPPRTQITVAKKQQWTKLASTPSTEGSHSLLYRACDSDSSSGKAQVSTSKQAWSQKTLVEAGLDRRRCDDLDWEHQGQCSTSFCEPPPPVHTAVPELTNPIGGYAEICVSSCMVKSSGSGAYLQTLDRSSRAWVLSTGKSQAADESYSRLGLHPTCFPELRQRTEGDNIWYNPIPEEEDVLRDIGGLGRLRGGGGGG